The following are encoded in a window of Roseivirga misakiensis genomic DNA:
- a CDS encoding YkvA family protein, with product MSKEPSSREKKFFNKFKSKAERIVSDNDALRKLLIKLKTKLDDSKDDDSLKTKLVDYLKLLSRMIGNTINGNYKDLPWQTMVMLVGGLLYFIAPLDALPDFIPVAGLLDDATILIWLGKCFNEDLENYKTWEKSNLSA from the coding sequence ATGTCAAAAGAGCCATCAAGCAGAGAGAAAAAGTTCTTCAATAAGTTTAAAAGTAAGGCTGAGCGTATTGTTAGTGACAATGATGCGCTTAGAAAGTTGCTGATAAAGTTGAAAACAAAGCTGGATGATTCGAAGGACGATGATTCGCTCAAGACAAAATTAGTCGACTATCTGAAGTTGTTATCTCGCATGATCGGTAACACGATAAACGGTAATTATAAAGATTTACCATGGCAAACTATGGTGATGCTGGTGGGTGGATTACTCTATTTCATTGCCCCGCTCGATGCACTTCCCGATTTTATTCCAGTCGCTGGTCTTTTAGACGACGCTACCATTCTGATCTGGCTAGGTAAGTGCTTTAATGAAGACCTAGAAAATTATAAAACTTGGGAAAAATCGAACCTTTCTGCCTAG
- a CDS encoding NAD(P)H-binding protein codes for MDSKTAIIAGASGLIGKSLTQMLLNSDDYGQVIALVRKPLGIQHDQLQELTINFDELSTMENFPKADDVFCALGTTMKKAGSKEAFYKVDFTYPYELAQRALKEGANRFFLVSALGSNIDSRNFYSRVKGEIEHQISFLSYRTIYIFKPSLLRGSRSESRFGEKMAQLITRIIPFVGPWKKYRPIHGSKVADAIMKVAKQEDKGCYFYQSEIMRKM; via the coding sequence ATGGATTCAAAAACAGCTATCATTGCCGGCGCAAGCGGGTTGATTGGCAAGTCACTAACTCAAATGTTACTAAACAGCGATGATTATGGTCAAGTCATTGCGCTAGTGAGAAAGCCTCTCGGGATTCAGCATGACCAGCTGCAAGAATTAACAATTAACTTCGATGAATTGTCGACCATGGAGAATTTTCCAAAGGCCGACGATGTGTTTTGTGCTTTAGGCACTACGATGAAAAAAGCGGGGTCAAAAGAAGCTTTTTACAAAGTAGATTTTACCTACCCTTATGAATTAGCCCAAAGAGCATTAAAAGAGGGGGCGAATCGGTTTTTTCTGGTTTCAGCCTTGGGGTCAAATATCGATTCGCGGAATTTTTATAGTCGCGTAAAGGGTGAAATTGAACACCAAATATCATTTCTAAGCTATCGCACGATTTATATTTTTAAGCCTTCACTTTTAAGAGGCTCAAGAAGCGAAAGTCGTTTTGGAGAAAAGATGGCACAACTTATAACTAGGATTATTCCGTTTGTCGGTCCTTGGAAGAAATACCGACCGATTCACGGAAGTAAGGTTGCCGACGCTATTATGAAAGTGGCTAAACAGGAAGATAAGGGCTGCTATTTCTATCAATCAGAAATTATGCGCAAAATGTAA
- a CDS encoding nucleotide pyrophosphohydrolase, which yields MSGEIQSLKAVQEEVDEWIKNVGVRYFNELTNMAQLTEEVGEVARIIARRYGEQSEKESDKEKDLGEELADVMFVVVCLANQTGVDLQAVWDARMAKKTSRDKDRHKNNEKLH from the coding sequence ATGAGCGGAGAAATTCAGAGTTTAAAAGCTGTTCAGGAAGAGGTAGATGAGTGGATAAAAAATGTGGGCGTACGCTACTTTAATGAGTTAACCAATATGGCTCAGTTGACAGAAGAAGTAGGAGAGGTAGCTCGCATAATTGCCCGTAGATATGGGGAGCAATCTGAGAAGGAATCGGATAAAGAGAAAGATTTAGGCGAAGAATTGGCCGATGTAATGTTTGTCGTCGTATGTTTGGCAAATCAAACAGGAGTTGACTTACAGGCTGTCTGGGATGCACGAATGGCGAAGAAGACCTCTCGGGATAAAGACAGGCATAAGAATAATGAAAAACTACACTAA
- a CDS encoding 2-phosphosulfolactate phosphatase, whose translation MKIDVCYTPELIHQFDVSDKCVVIIDILRATSCMVAGLGSGVKSVTPVATVEECEALGKEGYVMAGERGGEKLPQFQIGNSPFDYMLPELKGKAIAATTTNGTRAIELSKEAPDVIIGAFLNLSATVKYLLTQERDILLFCAGWKGKYNLEDSLFAGAICDGVKKQATFESDAVTSAFYLYESMQTDLHYYISRSNHANRLSKFGIMKDIDYCSKTDEFDIVPRLIDGKLVV comes from the coding sequence ATGAAAATAGACGTTTGTTACACACCTGAACTCATTCATCAATTTGATGTATCGGATAAATGTGTGGTCATTATAGATATACTCAGAGCCACGTCCTGCATGGTAGCAGGTCTTGGTTCTGGCGTAAAGAGCGTGACGCCAGTGGCCACTGTAGAGGAGTGCGAGGCCTTGGGTAAAGAAGGTTATGTAATGGCGGGAGAACGTGGTGGTGAAAAATTGCCCCAGTTCCAGATTGGCAACTCTCCGTTCGATTATATGCTACCAGAATTGAAAGGCAAGGCGATCGCCGCTACAACTACTAATGGAACTCGGGCCATTGAACTTTCAAAGGAGGCTCCAGATGTAATCATCGGTGCATTTTTAAACCTTTCGGCCACTGTCAAGTATCTATTGACTCAAGAAAGAGACATTTTACTCTTTTGCGCAGGCTGGAAAGGAAAGTACAATTTAGAAGACAGCCTATTTGCAGGTGCAATTTGCGATGGGGTAAAAAAGCAAGCCACATTTGAATCTGATGCAGTAACCTCTGCCTTCTATCTGTATGAAAGCATGCAGACAGATTTACACTATTATATCAGCAGAAGTAATCATGCCAACCGTTTATCGAAGTTCGGTATCATGAAGGATATTGATTACTGTTCTAAGACAGATGAATTTGACATTGTACCGAGATTGATTGACGGAAAGCTAGTGGTTTAA
- the gcvT gene encoding glycine cleavage system aminomethyltransferase GcvT: MEIKKVALNDLHEGLGAKMTPFAGYNMPVRYSSDIEEHNTVRDGVGVFDVSHMGEFVLEGPDALDLIQRVTSNDASKLVDGQAQYSYFPNETGGVVDDLLVYRFNAEKYMLVVNASNIEKDWNWVTKFNTKGVKMMNVSDDYSLFAVQGPKAIEALQSLTEVNLSEIKYYNFVVGPFAGVPNVIISATGYTGAGGFEIYLHNDHAESVWNQIFEAGKDLGIKPIGLGARDTLRLEMGYCLYGNDITDETSPLAAGLGWVTKFTKEFTNSAALLAEKEAGVKTKLVAFKMIDKGIPRSHYELLDTNENVIGEVTSGTMSPCLGYGIGLGYVTKEHSKSGTEILVAVRKRRLKAEVVKLPFYKKD; the protein is encoded by the coding sequence ATGGAAATCAAAAAAGTAGCATTAAACGACCTTCACGAGGGCCTTGGAGCCAAAATGACACCTTTCGCTGGCTATAATATGCCTGTTAGATATTCATCTGATATTGAAGAGCATAACACCGTTAGAGATGGCGTAGGTGTTTTTGATGTTTCTCACATGGGTGAATTTGTTCTCGAAGGACCTGATGCTTTGGATTTAATTCAAAGAGTCACGAGTAACGATGCCTCCAAACTTGTAGATGGTCAAGCACAATATTCATATTTCCCCAACGAAACTGGTGGTGTAGTTGACGATCTTTTGGTTTACAGATTCAATGCTGAAAAGTATATGCTCGTAGTCAATGCTTCCAACATTGAAAAAGACTGGAATTGGGTAACAAAATTCAATACCAAAGGAGTAAAAATGATGAATGTATCTGATGATTATTCATTGTTTGCCGTACAAGGACCAAAAGCAATTGAAGCCCTTCAATCACTTACTGAAGTAAACCTTTCCGAGATCAAGTACTACAACTTTGTGGTTGGACCATTCGCTGGGGTACCAAACGTCATTATTTCTGCCACAGGTTATACAGGTGCTGGTGGGTTTGAAATCTACTTGCACAATGATCACGCAGAATCCGTTTGGAATCAAATCTTTGAAGCTGGAAAAGATCTTGGTATTAAACCGATCGGTTTAGGCGCTCGTGATACTTTAAGGCTAGAAATGGGCTATTGCCTTTATGGAAATGATATTACAGACGAAACTTCACCACTGGCTGCAGGACTTGGTTGGGTTACGAAATTCACTAAAGAATTCACTAATTCTGCTGCTTTACTAGCAGAAAAAGAAGCGGGTGTTAAAACAAAACTCGTCGCTTTTAAAATGATCGACAAAGGTATTCCTAGAAGTCACTACGAGTTGTTAGATACCAATGAAAATGTGATTGGCGAAGTAACATCAGGTACTATGTCTCCTTGCCTAGGTTATGGAATCGGTCTAGGTTATGTAACCAAAGAGCATAGTAAATCCGGCACCGAAATCTTGGTTGCGGTAAGAAAAAGAAGGCTGAAAGCCGAGGTAGTCAAACTACCTTTCTACAAGAAAGACTAA
- a CDS encoding aspartyl/asparaginyl beta-hydroxylase domain-containing protein, which produces MIVLEVLGWVLASFILLNVVLYFVEPSLIAISFSLILRLFFKNPPIVDVDEHFKGHQLLKDNWEVIRDELLEVLKDESSIPKFHEIDKIQRFIADGDKAAWRIFMFMGYNNWQEANCARAPKTTALLKQLPDITTAMFSILSPYKHIPPHNGFYKGVYRYHLGLVIPKNGECYIVNGGERYDWQEGEDILFDDTYKHAVWNKTDETRVVLFCDVFRTDLPKFFQPINRWVYGLRERSGRLKKVIKNAEVQVDLKPENA; this is translated from the coding sequence ATGATAGTGCTTGAGGTACTTGGTTGGGTTTTAGCATCATTTATTCTGTTAAATGTGGTGCTTTACTTTGTGGAACCCAGCCTGATAGCCATCAGCTTTTCTCTCATTTTAAGGCTCTTTTTTAAGAATCCGCCCATAGTTGATGTAGACGAGCATTTCAAGGGGCATCAATTATTAAAAGACAATTGGGAAGTGATTCGAGATGAATTACTTGAAGTCTTGAAAGATGAGTCGAGTATCCCAAAATTCCACGAAATCGATAAAATTCAACGGTTTATCGCCGATGGGGATAAAGCTGCATGGCGAATATTCATGTTTATGGGATACAATAACTGGCAAGAGGCCAATTGTGCCAGAGCCCCTAAAACGACGGCGCTTTTGAAGCAGTTGCCCGATATTACCACCGCCATGTTTTCCATTTTAAGCCCCTATAAGCATATTCCACCACACAATGGGTTTTACAAAGGTGTATATCGTTATCACTTAGGGTTGGTAATTCCTAAGAATGGCGAATGCTACATTGTAAATGGCGGTGAGCGCTATGATTGGCAAGAGGGAGAAGACATTCTATTTGACGATACCTACAAACATGCTGTTTGGAATAAGACTGATGAGACCAGAGTGGTCCTTTTTTGTGATGTTTTCCGAACTGATTTGCCCAAATTCTTCCAACCGATCAATCGATGGGTTTACGGTCTTAGGGAAAGAAGCGGTCGATTGAAAAAAGTAATAAAGAATGCCGAGGTACAGGTGGATTTGAAACCTGAAAACGCTTAA
- a CDS encoding Xaa-Pro dipeptidyl-peptidase — translation MQSLTWLRKPTITLFSLFIISALSFGQAKPIFKDGEAQIVDAFKNPEDWIRHDLWVETEFDTDGDGKLDRMHVDVTRPKQTDTEGLKLPVVYESSPYYAGTAGTVDGLFWNVKHEIGATPPPRVHVEVQRRGERPIISNSQIRTWVPRGYIVVHSSSPGTGLSQGAPTVGGDNESLAPKAVIEWLSGKDNGYTSPDGDEKVMATWSTGRIGMTGTSYNGTLPLAAATTGVDGLKAIIPIAPNTSYYHYYRSNGLVRSPGGYLGEDIDVLYDYIHSGAEDKRPYNNKTVRDTEMANNLDRITGDYNDFWAGRDYLNDMKPMKAALLMSHGFNDWNVMPEHSNRIAQAAKKKGIPTQIFYHQNGHGGPPPMKMMNRWFTRYLHNVENGVENDAKAWIVREDDKRTEPTAYADYPNPEAKNVKLYFEAKSPNDGNLTTSKVKKKSTETIIDDYNKSGTTLAQAKNSNNRLLLLSPILKEAIHLSGTSTIKVKVASDKPAVNLSVWMVSLPWNGDDKAKITDNIITRGWADPQNHKSISKSAPLTPGKFYDVTFNLQPDDQIIPAGQQIGLMIFASDQDFTLHPEPGTKLMVELKGSWIEIPVVGGKEAYNKATSAN, via the coding sequence ATGCAAAGCCTGACTTGGCTAAGAAAGCCAACTATTACTCTTTTTTCTCTATTCATAATTAGCGCTTTAAGCTTCGGACAAGCAAAACCGATCTTTAAAGATGGGGAAGCTCAAATCGTCGATGCTTTTAAGAATCCGGAGGATTGGATTCGTCATGACTTATGGGTAGAAACGGAATTTGATACCGATGGCGACGGAAAATTAGACCGAATGCATGTTGATGTTACGCGACCTAAACAAACTGATACTGAAGGGTTAAAATTACCAGTTGTTTATGAGTCTAGCCCTTATTATGCAGGCACGGCAGGCACTGTCGACGGGCTTTTCTGGAATGTAAAGCATGAGATTGGTGCTACTCCCCCTCCAAGAGTTCATGTAGAGGTGCAGCGTAGAGGTGAAAGACCAATTATTTCAAACTCGCAAATTAGGACTTGGGTGCCCAGAGGATACATTGTTGTGCACTCTTCTTCCCCCGGAACAGGACTTTCTCAAGGTGCACCTACCGTGGGTGGTGATAATGAGTCACTCGCGCCTAAAGCTGTAATAGAATGGCTTTCAGGAAAAGATAACGGTTACACATCTCCCGATGGCGATGAGAAAGTAATGGCTACCTGGTCTACTGGGCGAATTGGTATGACAGGAACTTCTTACAACGGAACATTACCATTGGCAGCAGCCACCACTGGAGTAGATGGTCTAAAAGCCATAATTCCGATCGCGCCGAATACGTCTTATTATCATTACTACCGATCAAATGGCTTGGTTAGAAGCCCTGGAGGCTATCTAGGAGAGGATATCGATGTACTTTATGATTACATCCATAGTGGTGCTGAAGATAAAAGACCTTACAATAACAAGACGGTTCGCGATACGGAAATGGCGAATAACTTAGACCGAATTACTGGAGATTATAATGACTTTTGGGCTGGCAGAGACTACCTAAACGACATGAAACCCATGAAGGCGGCACTTTTGATGTCACATGGCTTTAATGACTGGAATGTAATGCCAGAACATAGTAATAGAATCGCTCAAGCAGCAAAGAAAAAGGGTATTCCTACCCAAATCTTCTATCACCAAAACGGACACGGTGGGCCTCCACCCATGAAAATGATGAACAGATGGTTTACAAGGTATTTGCACAATGTAGAAAACGGGGTCGAAAATGATGCAAAAGCATGGATCGTAAGAGAAGACGACAAAAGAACTGAACCGACTGCTTATGCAGACTACCCTAATCCAGAGGCGAAGAATGTAAAGCTTTACTTTGAAGCAAAAAGTCCCAATGATGGGAATTTGACGACCAGCAAAGTCAAAAAGAAGTCAACTGAAACAATTATCGATGACTATAATAAGTCAGGAACAACGCTGGCGCAAGCCAAAAATTCCAATAACCGACTCTTATTGCTTTCTCCGATTTTAAAAGAAGCAATTCACCTTTCAGGAACCTCTACCATCAAAGTGAAGGTAGCAAGCGATAAACCTGCGGTAAACTTATCGGTGTGGATGGTTTCTTTGCCTTGGAATGGTGACGATAAAGCAAAAATCACTGATAATATCATTACCCGCGGTTGGGCCGATCCTCAAAATCATAAATCAATTAGTAAAAGTGCTCCACTTACCCCCGGAAAGTTCTATGACGTGACTTTCAACCTTCAGCCAGATGACCAAATTATCCCTGCAGGGCAGCAAATTGGCCTCATGATTTTTGCTAGCGATCAAGACTTTACATTGCATCCTGAACCAGGCACCAAATTGATGGTAGAGTTAAAAGGAAGTTGGATAGAAATACCAGTAGTTGGCGGAAAAGAGGCTTATAATAAAGCGACTTCCGCTAATTAA
- a CDS encoding DUF6263 family protein: MRRSMTWVIVLLTVTTVAFSQKPAGYSFNVGDKFSLTRVTDITTQQQVSGQATEISEVTTTEELLEVVNIQNNIFTIRVTPIRRKLSVTAPMMSQEMDSDRPGDQNLPFKLMVGESYTFSMDKTGTILEFKELNKMRASIRKKFTTSRFAAAADDLLSVFSDDALKRSLEAQFNIYDVSGGNTWTKRMTTVSAELPIDLNNTYRWGNDNTILVQSPLAVNGTSVISGMNMRFEMTGDQESTINLDQQVGFPKKTETVQTLKGEMEVQNTKVPTTMITKVTSTITKK, from the coding sequence ATGAGAAGGAGTATGACATGGGTGATTGTGTTATTGACCGTAACGACGGTAGCATTTTCGCAGAAACCCGCTGGCTATAGTTTCAATGTGGGCGATAAATTCTCTTTGACAAGAGTTACGGATATTACAACTCAGCAACAGGTGAGTGGTCAGGCGACTGAGATTTCTGAGGTGACTACGACTGAGGAATTACTCGAGGTGGTGAATATCCAAAACAACATTTTCACTATTAGAGTCACGCCTATCCGAAGGAAACTGAGTGTAACTGCTCCAATGATGTCTCAGGAAATGGATTCTGACCGTCCTGGTGATCAGAACCTACCATTTAAGCTTATGGTTGGTGAATCTTATACTTTTTCTATGGATAAAACAGGTACCATACTTGAGTTTAAAGAACTTAATAAGATGCGTGCTTCAATACGTAAAAAGTTTACCACATCCAGGTTTGCAGCGGCAGCTGATGATTTATTGAGTGTTTTTAGCGACGATGCTTTAAAAAGAAGCCTAGAAGCGCAGTTTAATATCTACGATGTAAGCGGCGGAAATACTTGGACTAAAAGAATGACGACCGTCTCTGCTGAATTGCCTATTGATTTAAATAATACTTACCGATGGGGAAATGACAATACTATACTTGTTCAGTCTCCTCTTGCAGTAAATGGCACTTCAGTCATTTCAGGTATGAACATGAGGTTTGAGATGACTGGTGATCAAGAGTCTACAATTAATCTGGATCAGCAAGTTGGGTTTCCAAAGAAAACAGAAACGGTACAAACGCTAAAAGGTGAAATGGAGGTACAAAACACTAAAGTGCCTACCACTATGATCACTAAAGTGACTTCTACTATCACAAAGAAGTAA
- the dtd gene encoding D-aminoacyl-tRNA deacylase encodes MIAVIQRVTEASVTIDHKVKSAIGKGLMILVGIVEDDRPEDIEWLSRKVINMRLFPDSEGVMNRSLADIDGEILVVSQFTLHASTKKGNRPSYIKAAKPDSAIPLYEAFKSQIEKDLGKPIGSGEFGADMKVALVNDGPVTIIIDTKDKK; translated from the coding sequence ATGATTGCTGTCATTCAAAGAGTTACAGAAGCTTCGGTTACCATTGATCATAAAGTAAAGTCCGCCATAGGGAAGGGGCTTATGATCTTGGTAGGGATCGTGGAAGACGATCGGCCAGAAGATATAGAATGGCTAAGCCGAAAAGTGATTAATATGCGCTTATTTCCTGATAGTGAAGGCGTTATGAATCGTAGTTTGGCAGATATCGATGGTGAAATATTGGTTGTGAGTCAATTTACCCTTCATGCAAGCACTAAAAAAGGGAATCGTCCTTCCTATATAAAAGCAGCAAAACCAGATAGTGCAATTCCATTATATGAGGCATTTAAAAGTCAGATTGAAAAGGATTTAGGCAAGCCAATTGGTAGCGGAGAATTTGGTGCAGATATGAAAGTGGCCCTTGTAAATGACGGCCCGGTGACGATTATTATAGATACAAAAGATAAGAAGTAA
- a CDS encoding thioredoxin family protein, whose protein sequence is MSHLITNQLLDSAWTYDAYREFLDNLLLEGKTTGSNQSEGMINYAQLNQKRMRKWDKIGKLSPELTDYLSKIDRPMTWLVITEGWCGDAAQNLPFFNKMAQVNPNINLRFILRDENLELMDQFLTNGGRSIPKLIALDESLSVLGSWGPRPEPMQKAFLENKVSQERSGKEFTEFLHLWYAKDRGRTLQNEFLAILDVWIQKQLSLPAQAG, encoded by the coding sequence ATGTCACATTTAATTACCAACCAACTTCTTGACTCAGCATGGACTTATGATGCCTACCGTGAGTTTTTAGATAACCTTTTACTTGAAGGTAAAACTACTGGTAGTAATCAGTCTGAAGGGATGATCAACTATGCGCAGCTAAATCAAAAACGTATGCGCAAATGGGATAAAATTGGAAAATTAAGCCCTGAGCTTACCGATTATTTGTCCAAAATTGACAGACCAATGACTTGGTTGGTGATTACTGAGGGCTGGTGTGGTGATGCGGCCCAAAACCTACCTTTCTTCAATAAAATGGCTCAAGTCAATCCGAATATTAATTTAAGATTCATTTTGAGAGACGAGAACCTTGAGTTGATGGATCAGTTTTTGACTAACGGCGGAAGATCCATACCAAAGTTGATTGCGCTGGATGAATCGTTGAGCGTTTTAGGTTCATGGGGACCAAGGCCAGAACCGATGCAAAAAGCTTTTTTAGAAAATAAGGTGTCTCAAGAGCGTTCGGGGAAGGAATTTACCGAATTTCTGCATTTATGGTATGCCAAAGATAGGGGACGTACCCTACAAAATGAATTTTTGGCTATTTTAGATGTATGGATTCAAAAACAGCTATCATTGCCGGCGCAAGCGGGTTGA
- a CDS encoding DUF7935 family protein has translation MDTVTELLKVLIPALLVMYAMYLVVRNFLQKQFDNRLLDLKIKNNETVLPIRLQAYERIALLLERISPNNMLIRLSDPSLSAFAFQQLLLKEIREEFNHNLSQQVYMSEDVWNKVKATVNDIVSAVQDSAQKMDDSKNAIDLAEEIFAYMIGLDRDPVGEALAMVRNETQHLF, from the coding sequence ATGGATACTGTAACAGAATTATTGAAGGTTTTGATCCCAGCACTCTTGGTAATGTATGCCATGTATCTAGTGGTAAGGAATTTTTTACAAAAACAGTTCGATAATCGGTTATTGGATTTAAAAATCAAGAATAACGAGACAGTTCTACCTATTCGATTACAAGCTTATGAAAGGATAGCCCTGTTATTGGAGCGAATTTCTCCAAATAATATGCTGATTAGGTTAAGCGACCCCTCGTTGAGTGCCTTTGCTTTTCAGCAATTGTTATTGAAAGAAATTCGGGAGGAATTCAACCATAACCTATCGCAACAGGTTTATATGTCAGAAGACGTTTGGAACAAGGTAAAGGCCACCGTCAATGATATTGTTTCGGCTGTTCAGGATTCGGCCCAAAAGATGGACGACAGTAAAAATGCCATAGATTTAGCGGAGGAGATTTTTGCTTATATGATTGGCTTGGATCGCGATCCTGTAGGAGAAGCCTTGGCAATGGTTAGAAATGAAACACAACACTTATTCTGA